One genomic region from Chrysemys picta bellii isolate R12L10 chromosome 16, ASM1138683v2, whole genome shotgun sequence encodes:
- the LOC135976060 gene encoding fibrous sheath CABYR-binding protein-like — protein sequence MGCQLSKKKGFCRICKKCKDQKAEGAAEINETQAVAHASECTESQPFTGTRKDIEQTTASSSQETPEDTEETLSALQTVQGYEAQTTAQSTGKASQDTEAQPAAKMEQEIGEAEPNTKTTQNRQPIVQTPKDNEEFQHAAEMPVEGLEVSKTLLDAEIKQEPEAQPIKQDWQLDSCITEDYIEDRPALEAMQEAGEMETSVQRTAEIVEVQPTAENMQETHQYTGETQPPLQTAQEREVQPVSETEQETAAEQPAAWITEGAQAAAWDALNTGEAKPITQSMQEIPQHPLEAQSARKRLQGAAIQTSAQATEDTGETQPASETETLLAVESEQEAGVIQSAGERTEETEAWPDADRVLESRAHSVTQDREPAARSLSAACTTEVTKQAEPALQTAQEERVQTTACNTRESWTVQDAAEAYPAAQTKEQTAQLVAQGPLETQPILQTIEAPQGTTKNMQITEDISVGPAEPKASQEGPLEPVTIPIKLTIDKTQSTAQVTQEMETLHPAQTTELKENQGQQNDTDSQSPSARTGYKERRGNCAILEEEDQAPELEATEVPKPEQQQLNVEHLAPLLVELPVSHVPESPVEKCQLLDRAVPKACKSKREEEAENAETPRPSETQGSEGGMALAPDSTANSDTAPASEEPQRTELTDSMSEPYSLCRRTCCT from the coding sequence ATGGGGTGCCAACTCAGTAAGAAGAAGGGGTTCTGTAGGATTTGTAAGAAATGTAAGGACCAGAAGGCTGAAGGAGCTGCTGAGATTAATGAGACACAGGCTGTTGCACATGCTTCTGAATGCACCGAGAGCCAGCCTTTCACAGGGACTAGGAAAGACATTGAGCAAACCACTGCGTCTAGCTCACAAGAGACACCAGAAGACACTGAAGAAACCCTGTCTGCTCTGCAGACTGTACAAGGCTATGAAGCCCAGACTACTGCACAGAGCACAGGCAAGGCCTCACAGGATACTGAGGCCCAGCCTGCTGCAAAGATGGAGCAAGAGATTGGAGAAGCTGAGCCTAATACAAAGACAACACAGAACAGGCAACCTATTGTACAGACCCCAAAAGATAATGAGGAGTTCCAGCATGCTGCAGAGATGCCAGTAGAGGGTCTAGAAGTGAGTAAAACTCTGCTGGATGCAGAGATCAAGCAAGAGCCTGAGGCCCAACCTATTAAACAGGACTGGCAGCTGGATTCATGCATCACAGAAGACTACATAGAAGATCGGCCTGCACTTGAGGCAATGCAAGAAGCTGGTGAGATGGAGACTAGCGTACAGAGAACGGCAGAGATTGTTGAGGTCCAACCTACTGCCGAGAACATGCAAGAGACTCACCAATACACTGGTGAAACCCAGCCTCCTCTACagactgctcaagaaagagaggTGCAGCCCGTATCTGAGACTGAGCAAGAGACTGCTGCGGAACAGCCTGCTGCATGGATCACTGAGGGGGCACAGGCTGCTGCATGGGATGCACTAAACACTGGTGAGGCTAAACCTATTACACAGAGCATGCAAGAGATTCCACAGCACCCTCTTGAAGCACAGTCTGCTAGAAAAAGACTGCAAGGAGCAGCGATCCAGACGTCTGCACAGGCCACGGAAGACACTGGGGAGACCCAGCCTGCTTCAGAGACTGAGACATTACTTGCTGTAGAGTCTGAACAAGAGGCTGGGGTGATTCAGTCTGCTGGAGAGAGAACAGAAGAAACTGAGGCTTGGCCTGATGCAGACAGAGTACTAGAGTCTAGGGCCCATTCTGTTACACAGGACAGAGAGCCTGCTGCCCGGTCCCTGTCCGCTGCATGCACCACAGAAGTGACTAAGCAGGCTGAACCTGCCTTGCAGACTGCGCAAGAGGAGCGGGTCCAAACCACTGCATGTAATACAAGAGAAAGTTGGACTGTACAAGATGCAGCTGAGGCCTACCCTGCTGCACAAACCAAAGAACAAACAGCCCAGCTTGTAGCACAAGGTCCACTGGAGACCCAGCCAATTCTACAGACCATAGAGGCGCCACAGGGTACTACTAAAAACATGCAGATTACGGAAGACATTAGCGTGGGCCCTGCAGAACCCAAGGCTTCTCAAGAGGGTCCACTGGAACCTGTGACCATTCCTATTAAACTAACAATAGACAAGACCCAGTCTACTGCACAGGTCACACAAGAGATGGAGACTCTACATCCTGCACAGACCACAGAATTGAAGGAGAACCAGGGTCAGCAGAATGACACGGATTCCCAGTCCCCTAGTGCTCGTACAGGATACAAGGAGAGACGGGGGAATTGTGCAATTCTAGAGGAGGAAGATCAGGCCCCCGAACTAGAGGCCACTGAGGTACCAaaaccagagcagcagcagctgaatgTGGAGCATCTGGCACCTCTTCTAGTAGAACTGCCCGTTTCTCATGTTCCTGAAAGTCCTGTAGAAAAGTGCCAGCTTTTGGACCGCGCAGTGCCCAAAGCATGCAAGAGCAAACGGGAAGAGGAGGCTGAAAATGCTGAGACTCCCAGACCCTCAGAAACCCAAGGATCTGAGGGTGGAATGGCCCTAGCACCAGACTCCACAGCTAACAGTGACACTGCACCTGCTTCAGAGGAGCCCCAGCGAACAGAACTAACTGACTCCATGTCTGAGCCCTATAGCCTGTGCAGAAGGACCTGTTGCACCTGA